A genomic region of Metopolophium dirhodum isolate CAU chromosome 1, ASM1992520v1, whole genome shotgun sequence contains the following coding sequences:
- the LOC132934553 gene encoding SUMO-conjugating enzyme UBC9-B-like → MSGIAVSRLLEERKAWRKNPPFGFVAKPAKNQDGTLNLMVWECYIPGKKGTPWENGSYFLRMTFMDDYPSSPPKCRFQPPLFHPNVYPSGTVCLSLLDEEKDWRPAISIKQLLLGIQDLLNEPNIRDPAQAEAYHIFCQNRGEYFNRVRAQAKAMSRP, encoded by the exons atGTCTGGTATTGCAGTAAGTCGATTATTAGAAGAACGTAAAGCATGGAGGAAAAATCCTCCGTTT GGTTTCGTAGCTAAACCAGCCAAAAATCAAGATGGTACATTGAACCTTATGGTTTGGGAATGCTATATACCTGGAAAAAAGGgt actcCTTGGGAAAATGGATCGTATTTCTTACGTATGACTTTCATGGACGATTACCCATCGAGTCCACCAAAATGCAGATTTCAACCTCCATTATTCCATCCCAATGTTTACCCATccg GTACTGTGTGCTTATCACTGTTGGACGAAGAAAAAGATTGGCGTCCAGCTATTTCTATTAAGCAGTTATTGTTAGGGATACAAGATCTTTTAAATGAACCCAATATCAGAGATCCTGCTCAGGCTGAAGCCTATCATATTTTTTg ccAAAATCGTGGAGAATATTTTAATCGTGTCCGAGCACAAGCCAAAGCGATGTCCAGACCATAG